A genomic segment from Hemitrygon akajei chromosome 27, sHemAka1.3, whole genome shotgun sequence encodes:
- the LOC140717280 gene encoding polymeric immunoglobulin receptor-like isoform X3, giving the protein MWSSILLIVFLPGALSAEQYVRGVVGRAITIDCHYEAKYRSHTKYWCRGQTIQCSVLVKTNGRYGRSGRVSITDNPERGIFTVTMENLGSGDTGWYRCGIITLGPDPMFDVYLQVTDGTLWAEQNVRGVVGRAITIDCHYEAKYRSDTKYWYREWTRSILVQTYGRYGRSGRVSITDNLERGRFTVTMENLGSGDTGWYGCGSTATGHNSIFYVHLQVLYGALWTEDKVRGVVGRAVTINCLYAPMYHSHTKYLCRIQGHRCTSLVNTNGINKQYGRVTIRDDTTQGIFTVTMKNLVSQDSGLYRCGITTSGNHPVFDIDLQVSDEPPSVPLLRFSPPTSGSSCGDSMSVSCESVHGSLPIQYSWYEKMPSEDSKISDTNKLDLHCQSLKYKNNQYYCKASNVYGTNSSEMVRVSISNTVSTCRNVIEINSTGPIHLCENTVTESMTTAQRKETTSPQTSMIWMVGRWVLYTLLMICTILVSWFTRKTKKPDESAPPRLVYKVK; this is encoded by the exons ATGTGGAGTTCGATTCTTCTGATTGTTTTCCTACCTG GTGCATTGTCGGCAGAGCAGTATGTAAGAGGAGTTGTGGGAAGAGCGATCACAATCGATTGTCACTATGAAGCAAAGTACCGCTCACACACAAAGTATTGGTGCCGTGGACAGACTATCCAATGTTCAGTTTTAGTGAAAACAAATGGGCGATATGGACGGAGTGGACGAGTGTCAATCACAGATAACCCAGAACGGGGAATATTTACTGTTACTATGGAGAATCTTGGCTCTGGAGATACAGGATGGTACAGATGTGGAATTATAACACTAGGTCCCGATCCGATGTTTGATGTATATTTACAAGTAACTGATG GTACATTGTGGGCAGAGCAGAATGTAAGAGGAGTTGTGGGAAGAGCGATCACAATCGATTGTCACTATGAAGCAAAGTACCGCTCAGACACGAAGTATTGGTACCGTGAATGGACTCGTTCAATTTTAGTGCAAACATATGGGCGATATGGACGGAGTGGACGAGTGTCAATCACAGATAACCTGGAACGGGGAAGATTTACTGTTACTATGGAGAATCTTGGCTCTGGAGATACAGGATGGTACGGATGTGGAAGTACAGCAACAGGGCACAATTCAATATTTTATGTACATCTACAAGTACTTTACG GTGCTTTATGGACAGAAGATAAAGTAAGAGGAGTTGTGGGAAGAGCGGTCACAATCAATTGTCTCTATGCACCAATGTACCATTCACACACAAAGTATTTGTGCCGCATCCAGGGTCACCGATGCACATCGTTAGTGAATACAAATGGGATAAATAAGCAGTATGGAAGAGTAACAATCAGAGATGACACAACTCAGGGAATATTTACTGTTACTATGAAGAATCTTGTCTCTCAAGATTCAGGACTTTACAGATGTGGAATTACAACATCTGGCAATCATCCAGTGTTTGACATAGATCTACAAGTATCTGACG AACCTCCATCTGTACCTTTGCTTCGATTTTCACCACCAACAAGTGGCTCAAGCTGTGGGGACTCCATGTCAGTGTCCTGTGAGTCTGTCCATGGATCCCTTCCCATTCAGTACTCATGGTATGAAAAGATGCCATCTGAGGATTCAAAGATCTCTGACACCAATAAACTGGATCTACATTGTCAATCcttaaaatacaaaaataatcagtATTATTGCAAAGCCTCAAATGTTTATGGAACCAATTCCAGTGAAATGGTCAGAGTGTCCATCTCCAACACTGTCAGCACCTGCAGAAATGTGATTGAAATCAACAGCACGG gGCCAATTCATTTATGTGAAAATACTGTGACAGAATCGATGACGACTGCACAAAGGAAAGAAACTACTTCACCTCAAAC
- the LOC140717280 gene encoding polymeric immunoglobulin receptor-like isoform X1 produces MWSSILLIVFLPGALSAEQYVRGVVGRAITIDCHYEAKYRSHTKYWCRGQTIQCSVLVKTNGRYGRSGRVSITDNPERGIFTVTMENLGSGDTGWYRCGIITLGPDPMFDVYLQVTDGTLWAEQNVRGVVGRAITIDCHYEAKYRSDTKYWYREWTRSILVQTYGRYGRSGRVSITDNLERGRFTVTMENLGSGDTGWYGCGSTATGHNSIFYVHLQVLYVSGALWTEDKVRGVVGRAVTINCLYAPMYHSHTKYLCRIQGHRCTSLVNTNGINKQYGRVTIRDDTTQGIFTVTMKNLVSQDSGLYRCGITTSGNHPVFDIDLQVSDEPPSVPLLRFSPPTSGSSCGDSMSVSCESVHGSLPIQYSWYEKMPSEDSKISDTNKLDLHCQSLKYKNNQYYCKASNVYGTNSSEMVRVSISNTVSTCRNVIEINSTGPIHLCENTVTESMTTAQRKETTSPQTSMIWMVGRWVLYTLLMICTILVSWFTRKTKKPDESAPPRLVYKVK; encoded by the exons ATGTGGAGTTCGATTCTTCTGATTGTTTTCCTACCTG GTGCATTGTCGGCAGAGCAGTATGTAAGAGGAGTTGTGGGAAGAGCGATCACAATCGATTGTCACTATGAAGCAAAGTACCGCTCACACACAAAGTATTGGTGCCGTGGACAGACTATCCAATGTTCAGTTTTAGTGAAAACAAATGGGCGATATGGACGGAGTGGACGAGTGTCAATCACAGATAACCCAGAACGGGGAATATTTACTGTTACTATGGAGAATCTTGGCTCTGGAGATACAGGATGGTACAGATGTGGAATTATAACACTAGGTCCCGATCCGATGTTTGATGTATATTTACAAGTAACTGATG GTACATTGTGGGCAGAGCAGAATGTAAGAGGAGTTGTGGGAAGAGCGATCACAATCGATTGTCACTATGAAGCAAAGTACCGCTCAGACACGAAGTATTGGTACCGTGAATGGACTCGTTCAATTTTAGTGCAAACATATGGGCGATATGGACGGAGTGGACGAGTGTCAATCACAGATAACCTGGAACGGGGAAGATTTACTGTTACTATGGAGAATCTTGGCTCTGGAGATACAGGATGGTACGGATGTGGAAGTACAGCAACAGGGCACAATTCAATATTTTATGTACATCTACAAGTACTTTACG TTTCAGGTGCTTTATGGACAGAAGATAAAGTAAGAGGAGTTGTGGGAAGAGCGGTCACAATCAATTGTCTCTATGCACCAATGTACCATTCACACACAAAGTATTTGTGCCGCATCCAGGGTCACCGATGCACATCGTTAGTGAATACAAATGGGATAAATAAGCAGTATGGAAGAGTAACAATCAGAGATGACACAACTCAGGGAATATTTACTGTTACTATGAAGAATCTTGTCTCTCAAGATTCAGGACTTTACAGATGTGGAATTACAACATCTGGCAATCATCCAGTGTTTGACATAGATCTACAAGTATCTGACG AACCTCCATCTGTACCTTTGCTTCGATTTTCACCACCAACAAGTGGCTCAAGCTGTGGGGACTCCATGTCAGTGTCCTGTGAGTCTGTCCATGGATCCCTTCCCATTCAGTACTCATGGTATGAAAAGATGCCATCTGAGGATTCAAAGATCTCTGACACCAATAAACTGGATCTACATTGTCAATCcttaaaatacaaaaataatcagtATTATTGCAAAGCCTCAAATGTTTATGGAACCAATTCCAGTGAAATGGTCAGAGTGTCCATCTCCAACACTGTCAGCACCTGCAGAAATGTGATTGAAATCAACAGCACGG gGCCAATTCATTTATGTGAAAATACTGTGACAGAATCGATGACGACTGCACAAAGGAAAGAAACTACTTCACCTCAAAC